One part of the Brevundimonas subvibrioides ATCC 15264 genome encodes these proteins:
- the metH gene encoding methionine synthase, whose protein sequence is MRPTFINVGERTNVTGSAKFKKLVVEGDYPAALTVARQQVEAGAQIIDINMDEGLLDSKQAMVTFLNLIAAEPDIARVPVMIDSSKWEVIEAGLKCVQGKPIVNSISMKEGEDAFRAQAVKCLRYGAAVVVMAFDEVGQADTAARKIEICTRAYRILVDEVGFPPEDIIFDPNIFAVATGIEEHDNYAVDFIEATRVIKQTLPYARISGGVSNVSFSFRGNEPVRRAIHSVFLYHAIQAGMDMGIVNAGDLPVYDDIDPTLREAVEDVILNRPQRTNVSNTERLVDIAPNYKGDKGVARVVDLKWREAPVGKRIEHALVNGITEFIDADTEEARLSFERPLHVIEGPLMDGMNVVGDLFGSGKMFLPQVVKSARVMKQAVAWLEPFMEAEKAGKPREQAGRILMATVKGDVHDIGKNIVGVVLQCNNYEVIDLGVMVPADRILDAAIEHKVDIVGLSGLITPSLDEMVFVAREMQRRGFDIPLLIGGATTSRTHTAVKIEPGYSAGSTTYVVDASRAVGVVSGLLSKTERAKNEALTRDEYIRIREQYARGQEVKARATLPQARENRFKPDPADRMPGAPSFIGVKAFDSWDLQDLADHIDWTPFFASWELIGRYPLILEDEIVGQAATDLFADAKVMLKQIVDEKWFTAKGVVGFWPANAIGDDVAVYADESRTEEIARFHTLRQQIRKSNGKPNLALSDFVAEDGQDYIGAFAVTTGHGELEASKRFKDAGDDYSAIMAAALADRLAEAFAERLHKEVRTQLWGYAADEATGIDDLIAEQYQGIRPAPGYPAQPDHTEKATLFRLLQAEANAGMALTESFAMTPPASVSGLYFGHPGSHYFGVGKIDRDQIEDYAARKGWDVETAERWLAPILNYEPGETARGVAA, encoded by the coding sequence ATGCGTCCCACATTCATCAACGTCGGCGAACGGACCAACGTCACCGGCTCGGCCAAGTTCAAGAAACTGGTCGTCGAGGGCGACTATCCCGCCGCCCTGACCGTGGCCCGGCAACAGGTCGAGGCCGGGGCCCAGATCATCGACATCAACATGGACGAAGGCCTGCTGGATTCGAAGCAGGCCATGGTCACCTTCCTCAACCTGATCGCGGCCGAGCCCGACATCGCCCGCGTGCCGGTGATGATCGACTCCTCCAAATGGGAGGTGATCGAGGCGGGCCTGAAATGCGTCCAGGGCAAGCCGATCGTCAATTCGATCTCGATGAAGGAGGGCGAGGACGCCTTCCGCGCCCAGGCCGTCAAATGCCTGCGCTACGGCGCGGCCGTTGTCGTCATGGCTTTCGACGAGGTGGGCCAGGCCGACACCGCCGCGCGCAAGATCGAGATCTGCACCCGCGCCTACCGCATCCTGGTGGACGAGGTCGGATTCCCGCCCGAGGACATCATCTTCGACCCCAACATCTTCGCCGTGGCGACGGGGATCGAGGAACACGACAACTATGCCGTCGACTTCATCGAGGCGACGCGCGTCATCAAACAGACCCTGCCCTACGCCCGGATCTCGGGCGGGGTGTCGAACGTCTCGTTCAGCTTCCGCGGCAACGAGCCGGTGCGCCGGGCGATCCACTCGGTCTTCCTGTACCACGCCATCCAGGCGGGCATGGACATGGGCATCGTCAACGCCGGCGACCTGCCCGTCTATGACGACATCGACCCGACGCTGAGGGAGGCGGTCGAGGACGTGATCCTGAACCGGCCCCAGCGGACCAATGTCTCGAACACCGAGCGGCTGGTCGACATCGCCCCCAACTACAAGGGCGACAAGGGCGTCGCGCGGGTCGTCGACCTGAAGTGGCGCGAGGCCCCGGTCGGCAAGCGGATCGAGCACGCCCTGGTCAACGGTATCACCGAGTTCATCGACGCCGACACCGAGGAGGCCCGGCTGTCGTTCGAGCGGCCGCTGCACGTCATCGAGGGGCCGCTGATGGACGGGATGAACGTGGTCGGCGACCTGTTCGGTTCGGGCAAGATGTTCCTGCCGCAGGTCGTGAAGTCGGCCCGGGTGATGAAACAGGCCGTGGCCTGGCTGGAACCCTTCATGGAGGCCGAGAAGGCAGGCAAGCCGCGCGAACAGGCGGGCCGGATCCTGATGGCCACGGTCAAGGGCGACGTCCACGACATCGGCAAGAACATCGTCGGCGTCGTGCTGCAGTGTAACAACTACGAGGTCATCGACCTGGGCGTCATGGTCCCGGCCGACCGGATCCTGGACGCCGCGATCGAGCACAAGGTCGACATCGTCGGTCTGTCGGGCCTGATCACCCCCAGCCTGGACGAGATGGTCTTCGTCGCGCGCGAGATGCAGCGGCGCGGCTTCGACATCCCCCTGCTGATCGGCGGGGCGACGACCAGCCGGACCCATACGGCGGTCAAGATCGAGCCGGGCTATTCCGCAGGATCGACCACCTATGTCGTCGACGCCTCGCGCGCCGTCGGCGTGGTCTCCGGCCTGCTGTCCAAGACCGAGCGCGCGAAGAACGAGGCCTTGACGCGGGACGAATACATCCGCATCCGCGAGCAGTATGCCCGGGGCCAGGAGGTCAAGGCGCGCGCGACCCTGCCCCAGGCCCGGGAGAACCGATTCAAGCCTGACCCGGCTGACCGCATGCCCGGCGCGCCGTCCTTCATCGGCGTGAAGGCGTTCGACAGCTGGGACCTGCAGGACCTGGCGGACCACATCGACTGGACGCCCTTCTTCGCCAGCTGGGAGCTGATCGGCCGCTATCCGCTGATCCTGGAGGACGAGATCGTGGGCCAGGCCGCGACCGACCTGTTCGCAGACGCCAAGGTCATGCTGAAACAGATCGTCGACGAGAAGTGGTTCACGGCCAAGGGGGTGGTCGGCTTCTGGCCCGCCAACGCGATCGGCGACGACGTGGCTGTCTATGCCGACGAGAGCCGCACCGAGGAGATCGCCCGCTTCCACACCCTGCGCCAGCAGATCCGGAAGTCGAACGGCAAGCCCAATCTGGCCCTCAGCGACTTCGTCGCCGAGGATGGCCAGGACTACATCGGGGCCTTCGCGGTCACGACCGGCCACGGCGAGCTCGAGGCCTCCAAGCGGTTCAAGGACGCCGGCGACGACTATTCCGCCATCATGGCTGCGGCACTGGCTGACCGCCTGGCCGAGGCCTTCGCCGAGCGGCTGCACAAGGAGGTCCGGACCCAGCTGTGGGGCTATGCCGCCGACGAGGCGACCGGCATCGACGACCTGATCGCCGAACAGTACCAGGGCATTCGCCCGGCCCCCGGCTATCCGGCCCAACCGGACCACACCGAAAAGGCCACGCTTTTCAGACTGCTGCAGGCGGAAGCGAATGCCGGCATGGCGCTGACCGAGAGCTTCGCCATGACCCCGCCGGCGTCCGTGTCGGGCCTGTATTTCGGCCATCCCGGCAGCCACTATTTCGGCGTCGGCAAGATCGATCGCGACCAGATCGAGGACTATGCGGCCAGGAAGGGCTGGGATGTCGAGACCGCCGAACGCTGGCTGGCCCCGATCCTCAACTATGAGCCGGGCGAGACCGCGCGGGGCGTGGCGGCCTAG
- a CDS encoding protease inhibitor I42 family protein, translated as MMKRFAASIVSLALLTGCGTAGGEPEEGTGVIPTGGVVEGVRGGETRLRVGQTMTVALGSNSTTGYQWQVSDVEGGVLVPGTPFGEEIVEPHAPGMVGVGGTTHWHYLAARPGAVTLTFTYRRAWERDTPPAQTERYRVVVR; from the coding sequence ATGATGAAACGCTTCGCCGCATCGATCGTCTCCCTGGCGCTGCTGACCGGATGCGGCACGGCCGGCGGTGAACCGGAAGAGGGGACCGGCGTGATCCCGACAGGCGGCGTCGTCGAGGGCGTGCGGGGTGGGGAGACCCGGCTGCGTGTCGGTCAGACCATGACCGTGGCGCTCGGCAGCAACAGCACGACCGGCTATCAGTGGCAGGTCTCCGACGTCGAAGGCGGCGTTCTGGTTCCAGGCACGCCCTTCGGCGAGGAGATCGTCGAGCCGCATGCCCCGGGCATGGTCGGCGTCGGCGGCACGACGCACTGGCATTATCTGGCGGCCCGACCCGGCGCGGTGACCCTGACCTTCACCTATCGCCGCGCCTGGGAGCGGGACACGCCTCCGGCCCAGACCGAGCGCTATCGCGTCGTCGTCCGGTGA
- a CDS encoding homocysteine S-methyltransferase family protein, which yields MTARAQRIAALHAAARERILVLDGSWGVMIQRAELSEEDFRGDRFTAHEGQMKGNNDILCITRPDVIGDLHDQYFAAGADISETNTFSATVIAQDDYKLEADAVWDINLEGAKLARASADRWTEKEPHKPRFAAGSIGPLNKMLSMSSDVNDPGARLVTFDQVYDAYRHQVKALNEGGVDLYLIETITDTLNCKAAIKAIKDLEDEGMEALPIWISGTITDRSGRTLSGQTAEAFWNSVRHAKPFAVGFNCALGADLMRPFIAELSRVADTLVAAYPNAGLPNAMGQYDEEPHQTAHFIEEWAASGLVNIVGGCCGTTPDHIKHTAEAVSKLPTREIPERPVAMRLSGLEPFELVA from the coding sequence ATGACCGCCCGCGCCCAACGCATCGCCGCCCTCCATGCCGCCGCCAGGGAGCGCATCCTGGTCCTCGACGGATCGTGGGGCGTGATGATCCAGCGCGCGGAGCTGTCGGAGGAAGACTTCCGCGGCGACCGCTTCACGGCCCACGAGGGCCAGATGAAGGGCAACAACGACATCCTGTGCATCACCCGCCCGGACGTCATCGGCGACCTGCACGACCAGTATTTCGCCGCCGGGGCGGACATCTCGGAGACCAACACCTTCTCGGCCACGGTGATCGCCCAGGACGACTACAAGCTCGAGGCCGACGCGGTCTGGGACATCAATCTGGAGGGGGCGAAGCTGGCCCGGGCCTCGGCCGACCGCTGGACCGAGAAGGAACCGCACAAGCCGCGCTTCGCCGCCGGCTCGATCGGACCGCTGAACAAGATGCTGTCGATGTCGTCGGACGTGAACGATCCCGGCGCGCGGCTGGTGACCTTCGACCAGGTCTATGACGCCTATCGCCACCAGGTGAAGGCGCTGAACGAGGGCGGGGTCGACCTGTATCTGATCGAGACCATCACCGACACGCTGAACTGCAAGGCGGCGATCAAGGCCATCAAGGACCTCGAGGACGAGGGCATGGAGGCCCTGCCCATCTGGATTTCGGGCACCATCACCGATCGCTCGGGCCGCACCCTGTCCGGTCAGACGGCCGAGGCTTTCTGGAACAGCGTGCGCCACGCCAAGCCGTTCGCCGTCGGCTTCAACTGCGCCCTGGGCGCCGACCTGATGCGGCCGTTCATCGCCGAGCTGAGCCGCGTCGCCGACACCCTGGTCGCCGCCTATCCCAACGCCGGCCTGCCCAACGCCATGGGCCAGTACGACGAGGAACCGCACCAGACCGCCCACTTCATCGAGGAATGGGCGGCGTCGGGGCTGGTCAACATCGTCGGCGGCTGCTGCGGCACGACACCGGACCACATCAAACATACGGCGGAGGCGGTGTCGAAACTGCCGACGCGCGAGATTCCTGAACGGCCGGTCGCGATGCGGCTCAGCGGCCTCGAGCCCTTCGAACTGGTAGCCTGA
- a CDS encoding 2-hydroxyacid dehydrogenase: MPHRPAVLIMQPALGLLTPFLETAYRVFRLWEGPPVEAQADIEAVVVIGEAPLDTAVLEHLPNLKLIACFTSGYDGIDLDWCAARGVPVTHAPAVNHEDVADHALGLILAARRQIVTGDRTVKAGDWRMESRLMTPSMRGQRIGIVGLGLIGEAVARRVEILGCAVAWWGPRDKTTTWPRAASLLDLARNSDVLVVACRADATNRGLISAEVLQALGPNGLLVNVARGQVVDEDALIAALKSGALGQAALDVFETEPTDAARWVDVPNTVLTPHTAGATTEAVQGMLGLLMRNLAAAMADEPLVTPVVRVI; the protein is encoded by the coding sequence ATGCCGCACCGCCCCGCCGTTCTGATCATGCAGCCCGCACTGGGCCTGCTCACGCCCTTCCTGGAAACAGCCTATCGCGTCTTTCGATTGTGGGAGGGTCCGCCGGTGGAGGCCCAGGCCGACATCGAGGCCGTGGTCGTGATCGGAGAGGCTCCGCTGGACACGGCGGTGCTGGAGCATCTGCCGAACCTGAAGCTGATCGCCTGTTTCACGTCAGGCTACGACGGGATCGACCTGGACTGGTGCGCCGCGCGGGGCGTGCCGGTCACCCATGCGCCCGCCGTCAATCACGAGGACGTGGCCGATCATGCCCTGGGCCTGATCCTGGCGGCCCGACGCCAGATCGTGACGGGCGACCGCACGGTGAAGGCCGGCGACTGGCGCATGGAAAGCCGCCTGATGACGCCGTCGATGCGGGGGCAGCGGATCGGCATTGTCGGGCTGGGCCTGATCGGCGAGGCGGTCGCCCGGCGCGTCGAGATCCTGGGCTGCGCGGTGGCCTGGTGGGGGCCGCGCGACAAGACCACGACCTGGCCCCGGGCCGCGAGCCTGCTGGACCTCGCGCGGAACAGCGACGTGCTGGTGGTCGCCTGCCGGGCCGATGCGACGAACCGGGGACTGATCTCGGCCGAGGTTCTGCAGGCGCTCGGTCCGAACGGGCTTCTGGTCAACGTCGCGCGCGGCCAGGTGGTGGATGAGGACGCGCTGATCGCGGCGCTGAAGTCCGGAGCTTTGGGCCAAGCGGCGCTGGATGTGTTCGAGACCGAGCCGACCGACGCCGCACGCTGGGTGGATGTGCCCAACACGGTTCTGACGCCCCATACGGCCGGGGCCACGACCGAGGCGGTCCAGGGCATGCTGGGCCTGTTGATGCGCAATCTCGCCGCAGCGATGGCGGATGAACCTCTGGTCACGCCGGTCGTACGGGTGATCTGA
- the metF gene encoding methylenetetrahydrofolate reductase [NAD(P)H], producing MAATATSLADARALLLSPLGPVARAGNNGNPVRVSFEFFPPKSDDAEANLWKAVRRLEPLNPEFVSVTYGAGGSTRERTHRTVQRMLTETTLKPAAHLTCVEASRDEVDQVIQDYKAIGVDHIVALRGDPPGSAVSGGSGIGGVYQPRADGYANATELAQAIQRVGGFQTSIGVYPEKHPESPSIDHDIDVLKAKIDAGATRALSQFFFDIDAFLRFRDRIRAAGVTIPLIPGIMPVSNFAGLQRMSASCGAAVPAWLAAHFDGLDDDPETRKLLAASVAAETCARLQEEGFADFHFYTLNRADLVYAICRVLGVREQKVAA from the coding sequence ATGGCCGCCACCGCCACATCGCTTGCCGACGCCCGCGCCCTGCTGCTGTCGCCCCTGGGCCCCGTCGCGCGCGCCGGGAACAACGGCAATCCGGTCCGGGTCTCGTTCGAGTTCTTCCCGCCCAAGTCCGACGACGCCGAAGCCAATCTGTGGAAGGCGGTCCGCCGCCTGGAACCGCTGAACCCGGAGTTCGTGTCCGTGACCTACGGCGCGGGCGGCTCCACGCGGGAGCGCACCCATCGCACGGTCCAGCGCATGCTGACCGAGACCACGCTGAAGCCCGCCGCCCACCTGACCTGCGTCGAGGCCAGCCGCGACGAGGTCGATCAGGTCATCCAGGACTACAAGGCCATCGGCGTGGACCACATCGTGGCCCTGCGCGGGGACCCGCCCGGCTCGGCGGTCAGCGGCGGATCGGGCATCGGCGGCGTCTATCAGCCCCGCGCCGACGGATACGCCAATGCCACGGAGCTGGCCCAGGCCATCCAGCGCGTCGGCGGCTTCCAGACCAGCATCGGCGTCTATCCCGAGAAGCACCCGGAAAGCCCTTCGATCGATCACGACATCGATGTGCTGAAGGCCAAGATCGACGCCGGGGCCACACGGGCTCTGAGCCAGTTCTTCTTCGACATCGACGCCTTCCTGCGCTTCCGCGACCGGATCCGGGCGGCGGGCGTGACCATCCCCCTGATCCCCGGGATCATGCCGGTGTCCAATTTCGCCGGGCTGCAGCGGATGAGCGCGTCGTGCGGCGCAGCGGTCCCGGCCTGGCTCGCGGCCCATTTCGACGGGCTGGACGACGACCCCGAGACCCGCAAGCTGCTGGCCGCCTCCGTCGCCGCCGAGACCTGTGCCCGGCTGCAGGAAGAGGGCTTTGCCGACTTCCACTTCTACACATTGAACCGTGCCGACCTGGTCTATGCGATCTGCCGCGTCCTGGGCGTTCGCGAACAGAAGGTTGCCGCATGA
- a CDS encoding DUF6065 family protein, with translation MTLECYPMRSDPPRMVPGRPERDWMDDFANRHPYRCLPLTMANTTGWELLCPFGFEAEWDGRMGADSIRFRPDADATLFDHFAASHFTEGVLTFHTGWLFRTPPGWALRASGVPNRFKHGIGALEGLTETDWLPYPFTMNWRFTAPGVVRFEKDEPFCFLQPVPHSRIEAFRPVRAAMDADSDLALQYRKWTEVRTDFNTRMANGDPETIKQAWQRFYFRGEFPDHIAEAPSEHVNKRRLAPLPDAPPIEPAPPARAHVGFRTWSAVPKT, from the coding sequence CTGACCCTGGAATGCTATCCGATGCGGAGCGATCCGCCGCGGATGGTGCCCGGTCGGCCCGAGCGCGACTGGATGGACGATTTCGCCAACCGCCATCCCTACCGCTGCCTGCCCCTGACCATGGCCAACACCACGGGCTGGGAGCTGCTGTGCCCCTTCGGGTTCGAGGCCGAGTGGGACGGGCGAATGGGGGCCGATTCGATCCGGTTCCGGCCCGACGCCGACGCCACCCTGTTCGATCATTTCGCGGCGTCGCATTTCACGGAGGGCGTCCTGACCTTCCACACCGGCTGGCTGTTCCGCACGCCGCCGGGCTGGGCCCTGCGGGCCTCGGGCGTGCCGAACCGGTTCAAGCACGGCATCGGCGCGCTGGAAGGCCTGACCGAGACCGACTGGCTGCCCTATCCCTTCACCATGAACTGGCGCTTCACCGCGCCCGGCGTCGTGCGCTTCGAGAAGGACGAGCCGTTCTGCTTCCTGCAACCGGTGCCGCACAGCCGGATCGAGGCCTTCCGCCCTGTGCGCGCCGCCATGGACGCGGACTCGGACCTGGCGCTGCAGTACCGCAAGTGGACGGAGGTCCGCACCGACTTCAACACCCGCATGGCCAACGGCGACCCGGAGACGATCAAACAAGCCTGGCAGCGGTTCTATTTCCGCGGCGAGTTTCCCGACCACATCGCCGAGGCCCCTTCCGAGCACGTGAACAAGCGGCGTCTGGCGCCCCTGCCCGATGCGCCGCCGATCGAGCCTGCCCCGCCGGCCCGGGCGCATGTCGGGTTCCGGACCTGGTCCGCCGTTCCGAAAACCTGA
- a CDS encoding acyltransferase family protein produces the protein MTPAAANVRRLDLDWIRVSAFGLLILYHVGLAYAPYDWHVHSRHTFEWMREGVLVTNPWRLTLLFLVSGAALRFMTARRTAGQVARARAERLIPPLLFGTLVLVPIQSWIEALDKGGWSGNFAGWWWHEFSLSGLADGIPINHLWFIVYIAAYSAVVVLLMTRPTLLARLEAGLLPLLSGWRVVVVPMAYLIVIRLAVFPLIGVTNTLGHDWYNHALSLGAFLFGFLVVRQDAVWRDLERYRWVGLGIACLALPVMMLQTAHPGGGAFGGVPRNLVFAIDQWAVISAILGFGSLYLRRADSRVLRYLSDAVFTCYLAHQTILVVAVWLIGPLGWAAPLEAAALTILTIGGSLLIYEIVRRIPLIRPIWGLKPAAVGHPVAGTVPVARPDKAV, from the coding sequence GTGACCCCTGCCGCCGCCAACGTCCGTCGCCTCGATCTGGACTGGATCCGGGTGTCTGCCTTCGGACTGCTGATCCTGTATCATGTGGGGCTGGCCTATGCCCCGTACGACTGGCACGTCCACAGCCGCCATACGTTCGAGTGGATGCGCGAGGGGGTGCTGGTCACCAATCCGTGGCGGCTCACCTTGCTGTTCCTGGTGTCGGGCGCGGCGCTTCGTTTCATGACCGCGCGCCGGACCGCCGGCCAGGTGGCCCGGGCCCGGGCCGAGCGTCTGATTCCGCCACTCCTGTTCGGGACCCTGGTCCTCGTGCCGATCCAGTCGTGGATCGAGGCCTTGGACAAGGGCGGCTGGTCCGGCAATTTTGCCGGCTGGTGGTGGCACGAGTTCAGCCTGTCGGGCCTGGCCGATGGCATCCCCATCAACCACCTGTGGTTCATCGTCTATATCGCGGCGTACAGCGCCGTCGTGGTCTTGCTGATGACGCGTCCGACGCTTCTGGCGCGCCTCGAGGCGGGGTTGCTGCCGCTGCTTTCAGGATGGCGGGTCGTCGTCGTCCCGATGGCCTATCTGATCGTCATCCGGCTGGCCGTGTTCCCCCTGATCGGCGTCACCAACACCCTCGGTCATGACTGGTACAATCATGCCCTGTCGCTGGGCGCCTTTCTGTTCGGGTTTCTGGTGGTGCGGCAGGACGCGGTCTGGCGAGATCTGGAGCGCTATCGCTGGGTCGGGCTGGGGATCGCCTGCCTCGCCCTGCCGGTCATGATGCTGCAGACCGCGCATCCGGGGGGAGGGGCCTTCGGGGGCGTGCCGCGCAACCTCGTGTTCGCGATTGACCAGTGGGCCGTGATCTCGGCCATCCTCGGGTTCGGCAGCCTGTATCTCCGGCGCGCCGACAGCCGGGTACTGCGCTATCTCAGCGATGCGGTCTTCACCTGCTATCTGGCGCATCAGACGATCCTGGTCGTCGCGGTGTGGTTGATCGGGCCCCTCGGCTGGGCTGCGCCGCTCGAGGCCGCCGCGCTCACCATCCTCACGATCGGCGGCAGCCTGCTGATCTACGAGATCGTGCGCCGGATCCCGCTCATCCGGCCCATCTGGGGCCTGAAGCCCGCGGCCGTCGGTCACCCGGTCGCGGGCACCGTGCCGGTCGCGCGTCCCGACAAGGCCGTATGA
- a CDS encoding ArsR/SmtB family transcription factor — protein sequence MSLTAEQTIEALRAAGEPTRLRILALLAGEELSVMELSRVLDQSQPRVSRHLKLMTDAGLIERFPDGARVFYRVSHDVDARRLTDTVLDLLDDAEGEADHARLDAVRDERATAAAAYFETVAPSWDRIRSLYVSESAVESAIARAAGPGPFDRVVDLGTGSGRMLTLLGSKARMSIGLDLSQNMLNIARANVVKAGLDKVELRHGDIFATRLPNQSADLVLVHQVLHYLVDPAAAVAEAARLVSPGGKLLIVDFAPHDLEQLRDEHQHRRLGFADEEIGRWLAEAGLDASASIALPPDTAGLTVTIWTATRPAIAKRSVA from the coding sequence ATGTCCCTGACGGCCGAACAGACCATCGAAGCCCTGCGCGCCGCCGGCGAGCCGACCCGGCTGCGCATCCTGGCGCTGCTGGCGGGCGAGGAGCTGTCGGTGATGGAGCTCAGCCGCGTGCTGGACCAGAGCCAGCCCCGCGTGTCCCGCCACCTGAAACTGATGACCGACGCCGGCCTGATCGAGCGGTTCCCGGACGGGGCGCGGGTCTTCTACCGGGTCTCGCACGATGTCGATGCGCGGCGGCTGACGGACACGGTCCTGGACCTGCTGGACGACGCCGAGGGCGAGGCGGACCATGCCCGCCTGGACGCCGTCCGGGACGAGCGCGCCACGGCCGCCGCCGCCTATTTCGAGACCGTCGCGCCCAGCTGGGACCGCATCCGGTCGCTCTACGTCTCCGAATCAGCGGTCGAGAGCGCCATCGCCCGCGCCGCCGGTCCGGGCCCGTTCGATCGCGTGGTCGACCTGGGCACGGGGTCCGGCCGCATGCTGACCCTGCTGGGGTCCAAGGCCCGCATGTCGATCGGTCTGGACCTGTCGCAGAACATGCTCAACATCGCCCGCGCCAATGTCGTGAAGGCAGGGCTGGACAAGGTCGAACTGCGCCACGGCGACATCTTCGCCACCCGCCTGCCCAACCAATCGGCCGACCTCGTTCTGGTGCATCAGGTCCTGCATTACCTCGTCGATCCGGCCGCCGCCGTGGCCGAGGCGGCGCGGCTGGTCAGCCCCGGTGGAAAACTGCTGATCGTTGATTTCGCCCCCCACGACCTGGAGCAGCTGCGCGACGAGCATCAGCACCGCCGGCTGGGGTTCGCCGACGAGGAGATCGGCCGGTGGCTGGCCGAGGCCGGCCTCGACGCCTCCGCCTCCATCGCCCTGCCCCCCGACACGGCGGGCCTGACCGTCACCATCTGGACCGCGACGCGTCCGGCCATCGCAAAAAGGAGCGTTGCCTGA